The Anastrepha ludens isolate Willacy chromosome X, idAnaLude1.1, whole genome shotgun sequence genome includes a window with the following:
- the LOC128869806 gene encoding uncharacterized protein LOC128869806, whose protein sequence is MSDKPSTSSHSSRRSVKNLNNIDLIGNTAHQITGAKLPCIKQVLQVMFHNMRFVGLTAKDSAKLTISAAVIFWQQARIPIINDDKCVKKLMKVYDQWKNIQRTVPDKRSNAQKQVAEQFTQNLDDLFDIAIGDALEKIRIEEDREFLKLQRQKGRPGCMVGVDMKLFGREKRTQERQEKEEARKRKREEEMARSSDVVNCDDEDAEMPFCETIDEENEPIDDDWEPEKVAGNATSAKKRGRKEFNTARLAAALDNAKVSDGMAVHIPIAAAEAFGIRAEELAINRSTIHRARLEHRLEDTKDVMARFPDNINTVGSLVVHWDGKLLQDLIGRLKVERIAVLVSYNGTSKFLGAPKIESSSGEHIAAAVHETLVKWNIAEYVQGKCFDTTSSNTGTEKGASVLLEKKLKRQLLDLSCRHHVYEILLSSVFEVKLSPSSAPEVLIFERFAKSWTSYDLDSFCSGLNEKMVLLQIDQVEQENIKKFCFDQLTKNQIRDDYKEFLELVLTFLGAGPFNFRTPGPTSNARWMAKAIYCLKIFLFRQQFQLTKREANGLRDICIFLIKLYIKPWFRCTNAIAAPLQDLNFVKAAVQYDQTDSAISKAVTKKLTHHLWYLSEELVALAFFDSDVSHEEKRQMVEKLQSKEPVVKLKNGRTYTNLSTFENYTLKDFVSENTKKFFNRFGLSTTFLEFDPSTWETAFDYEEGWTFCQNLFVVNDTAERGIKFIKDFNRILTNDEEELQLVLQFVQSYREKFRSYKKSDLTL, encoded by the exons atgTCGGATAAACCATCGACCTCAAGTCATTCAAGTAGAAGATCtgtgaaaaatttgaataacaTTGATTTGATCGGCAACACTGCGCATCAGATCACGGGCGCCAAACTTCCGTGCATCAAACAAGTGTTACAAGTGATGTTCCATAATATGCGATTTGTTGGACTTACTGCAAAAGACAGTGCAAAATTGACCATAAGTGCAGCTGTAATATTTTGGCAACAAGCTCGCATTCCAATTATTAATGATGATAAGTGtgtgaaaaagctgatgaaagtTTACGACCAATGGAAAAACATACAAAGAACTGTCCCAGATAAAAGGTCAAATGCACAAAAGCAAGTTGCCGAACAATTTACTCAAAATCTTGATGATTTGTTTGATATTGCCATCGGTGATGCGTTGGAAAAAATTCGAATTGAAGAGGAcagagaatttttaaaattgcaaaGACAAAAAGGTCGTCCAGGCTGCATGGTTGGTGTCGATATGAAGTTATTTGGGCGAGAAAAACGTACGCAAGAACgacaagaaaaagaagaagcgcGTAAAAGAAAACGCGAGGAAGAGATGGCTAGATCTTCAG ATGTCGTGAATTGTGATGATGAAGATGCTGaaatgccattttgtgaaacgATTGATGAAGAAAATGAACCGATTGACGATGACTGGGAACCAGAGAAAGTAGCTGGTAACGCAACATCCGCCAAAAAAAGAGGCCGAAAAGAATTCAACACAGCAAGATTGGCTGCTGCACTTGATAATGCTAAAGTTTCGGATGGTATGGCCGTGCATATCCCCATTGCAGCTGCTGAAGCATTTGGAATACGGGCTGAAGAGTTAGCTATCAACCGTTCAACTATTCATCGCGCTCGCCTGGAACATCGATTGGAAGATACAAAAGATGTGATGGCTCGGTTTCCCGACAAC ataaataccGTTGGATCATTAGTTGTTCATTGGGATGGCAAACTACTACAAGATTTGATTGGTAGACTCAAAGTTGAGCGCATAGCAGTTCTTGTGAGCTACAATGGGACATCCAAGTTCCTCGGAGCACCGAAAATTGAATCGTCAAGTGGAGAACACATTGCTGCTGCGGTTCACGAGACATTAGTTAAATGGAACATTGCGGAGTACGTGCAAGGCAAATGTTTTGACACAACTTCAAGTAATACCGGCACAGAAAAAGGAGCTAGTGTACTcttggaaaagaaactaaagcgTCAGTTGTTAGATTTATCGTGTCGACATCATGTTTACGAGATTCTTCTGTCGAGCGTTTTTGAGGTCAAATTATCACCTAGCTCGGCACCAGAAGTTCTAATTTTTGAAAGATTTGCCAAGTCTTGGACAAGTTACGATTTGGATTCGTTTTGCAGTGGTCTCAACGAAAAAATGGTTCTTTTGCAAATTGATCAAGTTGAACAAgagaacatcaaaaaattttgttttgatcaGTTGACAAAGAATCAAATTCGAGACGATTATAAAGAGTTTCTCGAATTGGTTCTTACATTTCTTGGAGCAGGACCGTTCAACTTCCGTACACCAGGACCAACGAGTAACGCTCGATGGATGGCAAAAGCTATTTATTGCTTGAAGATTTTCTTATTTCGACAACAATTTCAGCTTACAAAAAGAGAAGCGAATGGTTTGCgcgatatttgcatttttctcaTCAAACTTTATATCAAGCCATGGTTCAGATGTACGAATGCTATAGCTGCTCCTCTCCAAGATTTGAACTTCGTTAAGGCTGCTGTTCAATACGATCAAACTGATTCTGCAATCTCAAAGgcagttacaaaaaaattgactCATCATTTATGGTATTTGTCGGAAGAATTGGTAGCCCtagccttcttcgattcagatGTGTCTCACGAAGAGAAACGCCAAATGGTTGAAAAATTACAATCCAAAGAGCCagttgtgaaattaaaaaacggtcgaacatatactaatttatcaacatttgaaaattacacTTTGAAAGatttcgtttcagaaaatacgAAGAAATTTTTCAACCGCTTTGGTTTGTCAACAACGTTTTTAGAGTTTGACCCATCGACTTGGGAAACGGCATTTGATTACGAAGAAGGTTGgactttttgtcaaaatttgtttgttgttaatGATACAGCTGAAAGAGGcatcaaatttataaaagattttAACAGAATTTTGACGAACGACGAAGAAGAACTCCAATTAGTGTTGCAGTTTGTGCAATCATATCGCGAAAAATTCCGTTCCTATAAGAAATCTGACTTGACACTCTGA